The Nostoc cf. commune SO-36 genomic sequence CCATTGTCATGTCCGATTCGTTGATCGCTTTCCAACCTCGAATGCTGGAACCGTCAAAAGGTACGCCATCAGTGAACGCAGTCTCATCGATTTGGTTTTGGTACAGTGTGAGGTGCTGCCAAGTCCCTACTGTGTCGATGAATTTGAGATCAATCAGTTGAATTTTTTCATCTTGAATTCTCTTCAAGAGTTCTTGTGGTGTTGTCATTGTTACTCCTTCTCTACCAATTTCCTAAAGTCAACCAGAATCTTACATTGCATCCTAACCGTGCTGATCTCAATCAGGCCGTGACACACCAGAAATATCTTAAATACTAGACATTAGCGAATTTTGTAGCTTATGTTACAGATATCTAGATTATCAGGTTATATTAACCTTTCGGGGATCATCTGTACAAAACTGGAAAGTTCATCATATAGGGGTCAACTTTGGCATAGAATCCTTAAATAGTGGATAGATTGTTTTTGTGCCGAATCTATTTTAAATAGCACAAAAATTTACTGGTGCATAAGTGCAGCCAAATAAATATCAAACCATAAATAGCAAGGATTGGGAGAAAAAAGAATGCGCGATGCGGTAACAAGTTTAATTAAGAATTATGACTTAGCTGGTCGGTATTTTGACCGGAATGCGATCGATAGCCTAAAGTCTTACTTTGACAGTGGTACAGTCCGAGTACAAGCGGCGGCGGCGATAAATTCTAATGCGGCTGCACTTGTCAAGCAAGCTGGTTTAAAGTTATTTGAAGAACTGCCAGAATTGATTCGCCCCGGTGGAAATGCTTATACAACTCGTCGTTATGCAGCTTGTCTGCGCGATATGGACTACTACTTGCGCTACGCTACTTATGCGTTAGTTGCTGGGAACACCAATGTATTAGATGAGCGTGTGCTACAAGGGCTACGGGAAACTTACAATTCTTTAGGAGTACCTATTGGGCCTACAGTTCGTGGTGTCCAAATTCTTAAGGATCTGATTAAGGAACAAGTGGCAGCAGCAGGTGTGGTTAATACTGCTTTTGTGGATGAACTCTTTTGATCACATCACACGCGAGTTAAGCGAACAGGATATTTAGATTTTAGGAGGGCAAGGTGTCTGCCCCACAAGAATTATAAATAGCGATCGCACTTTGGTTTGATGGGGCGATCGCTTTTTTGTGAACTCTACCAGTTACTACAACCAAAACACCAATTTTATTTAGCAGTTCCCAAACGAGTCTATGAAGGTATATTTTACGAACGCTTTGGTCAGCTAATTCTTACACGGATTTTGCTGTATCTTAATTATCTTGATGTTGTGTGTTTCCAAAGAATAATACATTAAGTTGCGATCGCTCCGAATCGCTGATTTACTCATTAGGCTGCTCACAATTTCTCAAGTTTTACAAGACCGCCTTCGATTGCCTCTACCGTTAATCTGTAACCTTCCATTAGTGACATACCGACAAGTGGATCTGACTCAGCTTCATCAATCGGAATGGTTAGTAATTGCTCATCCCAGACAACAATAGCTTCATAGACATCAAACACACATTCACTACCATCTCCTAGAATTGCTCGTCCTCGCCTTTTCTAGGGTAGCTTTAATGTAGCAATGAAATCGGGTGGTAGGGATAACCAGCCGTTAAAACCTGTATCAACAATGGCGGTTTGCTCATGTACTTTAGCATCAGCACCAGAAATACGTAGAAGGATGATTGGCTCGTAGTCAGCATTCACACTTCCAATAATCATTTTGTTTTGTCGATTCGACTAGATCCAAACCGACGCACATAGCGAGAACCAATACGCACAAACCAGATTTGTGCATCTGGGTAATGAGTCTCAAGGCGCTTCGAGGCATTTATTTCATCAGTATCCATTTCCCATGCACCTGTCTCAATGTCGATTGCAACAATCTTGCCATAATTATCTGCTTCGACTTGTGGACGCACTTGAGAGTCGTAGATTTCATCACCGCGACGAGCAAATTCCTCTTTGGTGTAACGAGGTTGCCGTAATGCCATAATTCTCCTCCGTAGTCTTATACCACTGGTTAGGAAGGAGAAACTCCTCTAACATTTATTTTAAGCTTAACAGTTAAATTCGACTGGCTAAGGAATGCGATCGCTAATAGATTAAACGCATTAGCTTGTCTTGTCTGAACTAGAACCGCTATAAGCCACAATAGAAGTTGCCCATGTTTGAGGCGCTGATTATGGAAGAATTATTAACTCTGAAAGACTTGCTTGTTAAGGGCGATGTTCAAGGAGCATTGATTGTAGTTGAAGAATTAACAGAAATGAGCCGAAATGACATAATTAAAACAATTCGTAGCTATGCAGTGATTTTGCTGTTGCATCTGATTAAACAACAAGCTGAAAATCGCACAACTCGCTCTTGGGAAGTATCAATTCGGAATTCGGTTCGGGAAATTCAACGGGAAAATAAGCGGCGCAAAGCTGGGGGCTATTATTTCACGCCAGAAGAATTGTTAGAAATATTAGCAGAAGCCTATTTAAATGCCATTGATGAGGCTTCCTTAGAAGTAGAAGAAGGTCGTTATGAAGTGCAAGAATTAGAAAAGCTGGTTAACCAAGAAGAAATTATCAATCGTGCTTTGGTTTTAATCTTACCAGGAGAGTCTAATTAATTGGCTAAACAGCGACTCGACACACTATTAGTAGAGTTAAATTTATGTTCTTCGCGCGCCTTAGCACAACGCTTAATTCAGGCGGGGGAAGTTACTGTTTAATCATGCAGTTAGTTGATAAACCTGGTACAGAAGTTGATATTGCCGCTCAAATAAATATTAAAGAGCGATCGCCTTTTGTTTCTAGAGGCGGCGAAAAACTCTCTAAAGCTTTGTCAGTATTTGCCATTCCCGTAGTAGAGCGCATTTGTTTAGATGGTGGGATTTCTACTGGTGGTTTTACTGATTGTCTTTTACAAGCTGGAGCAAAACTAGTTTACGGTATTGATGTTGGTTACGGACAAGTTGACTGGCGGTTGCGAAATGATTCGCGGGTGATTTTGCGGGAACGCACCAATTTACGGCAACTACGACCAGATGAGTTATACGGCGAAAATGACTCGATTCCTGATTTGGCGGTAGTCGATGTATCGTTTATTTCTTTAACGAAAATTCTGCCTGCTTTGTGGCAACTAACTCAAGCTAACCGAGAAGCTGTGTTGTTAGTCAAGCCACAGTTTGAAGTCGGCAGATCCCGTGTGGGTAAAAAAGGTGTTGTGCGCGATCCAAACGACCAAGCTGATGCCATTTTCCAGGTGTTGCAAACAGCCCACGAATTAGGATGGAAATATAAAGGCTTAACTTGGTCGCCGATCACTGGCCCTGCTGGGAATATTGAATATCTTTTGTGGTTGGGAATGGAAAGTGAAACACCACGCACTTTATTTAGAAGCAATTAGGCAGATAACGCAATCAGCAACAACTGATTTACGGAAGAATTAAACGTCGTAGATGAGACACTCTACAGAATCAGGATGGCGATCGCAATAGTTTTCTAAAGAGGTTTTCTTTGATTTGGCTTGCTGTTGATCGGCTTTTTCAGCTTGTAATTCTTCCACAATGTCTCAGGCTACGGCACAACCAGCAGAATCACTGCCATCTAACTCACAAGTTGTCCGCGCTTCAGTAATGGCTTCAATAATGGCTTCTTCAAGATTTGTTGCCCCAGCAGTTTCAATTTTTAGGGTAGTTGTCATGATATTTTTACCTTTAATTTATACAGAAAAATATTAGAGGATAGGGGATAGTGTTTATTTCCCATAACCTCTACCCTGTAACCTGTACCCTTAATCTTGCATCTCAAATTTGGAATGTCAGTCAATTGTCAGAGGAGTTTGATAGAAGTTGATAAACACTAGGACTTACGCACTGTACAAATTAATCATGATGTGGCTTAACGAAAATAGGTTGTTTCAGGATTTGATTAATTATCCTTTGATCGTAAATAGACCATGCTGTAGGGGTTTAGCAATGCTTTACCCTTACGAAAGATGTGGCTTTTCACGTTATACATATTTACTATTTCTTGTCAATGCGTAAATCCTAAACACTTATAAACGGTAACAAATACTTAATAAATGTTATTTATTCTCAATATTTTATGCCTAACTCTTGTCGCAGACGATACAGAATTGTATTCTGGTCAACTTGAGATAAAATTTCTTGAATCACACTGCTAGCGCCCAACTGTCCCCAAGTGCAACCCTTTTCGAGATACACTTGAGCGGCTTTGCCAACGGAGTACGCACCATACCCAGCGATACCAGCTTGAGCGATCGCAGTGCCAGCAAAGGCAGTAATATTGCTGGGATTGTCACCACTGGTGATTGCGGCAGTAGTTTTACCCAAACCCAAAAGAAAACTACTACCTAATTCTCCCAGTAGTAAACCACCAGAACTAAATAAAATCGTTTTTAAAATTTTCCCGGCTTCGTAGCTAGTCATCGGCAAACCATACAATCTAGCTAGGGCGCGAATTAAAGCTAAATCTGCAACAGTTCCGCCAAGGATATCTAAAAAAGCGATGGGATTGAGCATTACTGCCAAAGCTTTGTATTTGGTAAATTGCCAAATGATATCTTCAGCTTCTTGTTCGCGTAAGTCGATGGTTTTTTGAGCGATCGCGGCTTCTGCATCTCGTGCTTGGATCAGTGCATTTAAAGCCAGAAGCGATCGCCCTTCCCGATTAAGAATATTCAGAATTGTCTCTTTGAGTTCGTCTACTTGCGGTGGTGGTGTTTCCCATTCATAACTGACACGCCCATCAGGCCACTCTACCCGCACTTCCATTGCTGCTGGTTCCGCCGCCACCATGACAATTTCATCAGGTAGTAGAGGCTTGGCATCGGGATGTCCTGCACCTAGTTGTTGCAAATTTTGGTAAATCACTCCCTGGTCTGTATCTGGGTAAAGGTCTATTTTGTTAAATACTAAAATCAAGGGTTTTTGCGATCGCCGCAATTCCAGCAGTGCTTGATACTCAGTGCGTGTAATATCACCAGACACGACAAACAAAATTAAATCAGCCTGATGCACGACTTCTCGCGCCATGTCTGCCCTTAACTCACCCTCAATTTCGTCTAATCCGGGGGTATCAATTAACTCTACTAGTACCTTACCACCGGGCTGCCAACGCACGGAACGGGGCCATTGAGTGACACCGTTCAAGGGCCCAGTTTGCAGAATCTTGTCTCCCAGTAAGGCATTTAAAACTGCTGACTTTCCCCGACTAACCAAACCAAAGGCGGCAATTCTAATGACGTTAGAATCCAGCTTGTTGAGTGTGGCATTCAAAGCTTCCAATTCTGGTTTTACCAAACCTACCAATTCTGGGTTGGATGAAAGCTGTCCTGATTTGCGGAGATATCCATACCAAGACAGCGCTTGTCTGAGACTGGCGCGGGCACGATTTAAATGAGTTTCTTGCAGATTACGCACGAAGTTAGGTTGATTTAAGGTTGGACAAACAACAGGCTACATATCCATTCTGATATAATTTCCAGACTGTTAGCTTGTTTTGTCAAATTAGGCAATTATTCAGAAGAGTTTGTATGCCCTTTTTGTGAAGTGTCCATTCAGAACATAGGATCATGTTCATTATCCCAACACTTGCGATCGCTCCAATTTCTGCCAGTATGTTCACATTCCGATGCATTATCTATCCAAGGAATCGATGTAGAGTGGTACGAGTTTCCAATGGAAGTATATAAGATAGCTGTAAATAAGGGCAATAATAAAGATAAAGTTATCAATGTGCAAATCGCTAGAGTGATTAAATACCCCGTTAGTATCACAATGTTACTATTAGTCCAAAAAACTGTGCCTAGTTTATTGTTTTTTTTGCTATTTTTTAAGCTGGTTTTTGAATTCGAGAAAAGCATAATGCAACCCTATTAATGCCAGTTGATAGAACCTATTTAATTTGTCAAAGCAAAGCTGACTAAGAGCTAACCGGATTAGGTTTTTGCTCTCAGCATACTTGGCAAAAATCAAATAGGATTTTGATCCAACTATGGATTTTTACGTAAGAACATTATTGAAGCTATATACTTTTATGTCAAAGGTATAAGTGACGACTTCTTAGAAATTTTAATTTTTGGGCACTAAAAAATATTTTTCATGAAAAAATATTGAAGTTATAGCGATCGCTCTTACGTAAATCTTGGTAAATTTAACTCACAACCTGCTTTTTCTGACACAGTAAAAATACTTATATGACCTGGGCTATTATATATTTGTATCTGATAACAAAATTTGATTAGCAAAAATTTGCGTGATGCTGACAATATAAATTAATTCTTTTTTATACCTGGAGACGATAAATCAAAGAAACGGAGAAATTATTTAATAATTTCTCCGCGTCTTTGCATCTTCAATAAAGAACTACCACCAAATTCGATTTCCATTTTCGTCAACTCGTGCTTCCCGAATCATGTCAGAAATCTCTTCAGCATCTTTAACGTGATGGAGTGCCTTTTTTTCGCCATTGGGTTCATCCACAACGAAGTAAGTTGGGACTGTGATATTGTCGCCTGTAATGTCTGGTACATTATCAACAGCTGCCTGTTTAGCCTTCTCTTCAACTGATTGAGGCTCATCAGCAATTCTATCTCCTGGATTTGCGGTTAAGTTTCTGTCGTTTACATTTGGTTTACGAGAATCCCGCTCTTCGCCTACTGGTTGATTAATTTGATTTTCTTGATTATTGTTATTCATGGCACTTTCAGATATCAAAAAATGTGACTTAACTAATCAACATCATAAAAAATCAAAAGCATAAAGAGTTCTTTCTCTAGAGAGAGTTTGAGAATAGATTTTATGAAAAACATATCTTAAGTTAGATTTTAGCTATGAGGCTAAACAATAACGTCTTACTCCAGAAATAAATAATAATTAAAAATCACACTTGCAGAAACAACTCTTGAAAAAGCAAATTTTATAAAAATGAATTTATATTAAACATTTGCACCCATTTAAGATGTACGGTTAAATGCGAACTTGACAACAATCACTTTATTTGTAATTTTCATGAGTCTCAATACGATTCTCCGGGTCGAGTAGTTCATGCCCCAGCTAAACGCTGTCTACCACTAATTACGGTAGTAGTCAAGCAAAACTAAATTCGTTTAGTTGATTGGAAACCTGCTGTAGATCCTTGTTAGCCTAGCAACATCAAATCAGATTGGACAATGCCACCATACTTTTTGAGCAAGTTTAGGAAGTTATAAATTATATAAATTATAAAAGACTAACAAAAATTACTGCATGATTTGAATTTGTCAGGTAAGCTGACAACAGCAGTTTTAATCCTCAAAACAATGACCGCAAGTAGTCCCACGATTTTAGCCCTGGACTTTGATGGAGTGATTTGCGACGGACTAATTGAATATTTTGAGGTAGCGTGGCATACCTACTGTGAAATTTGGTCGTCTGCTAACGATACACCACCAGATGATTTAGCTTTGAGATTCTATCGCCTACGCCCTGTGATTGAAACTGGTTGGGAAATGCCTGTTTTAATCAAAGCCTTAGTAAATGGAATTCCTGATGAAAACATTCTTCATGAATGGGCAACCATAGCTCCACAACTTTTGTTAGATGACAAGCTACAAGCAAGAGAAATTGCTGCGAAACTAGATCAACAGCGAGACGAATGGATCACCAAAGATTTAGGTGGTTGGCTGAGTCTGCATAGATTTTATCCGGGTGTAGTAGAAAAAATCAAATTAACTCTTGACAGTGGAGTTAAGCTATACATTGTGACAACTAAAGAAGGGCGTTTTGTGCAG encodes the following:
- a CDS encoding HAD family hydrolase, which codes for MTASSPTILALDFDGVICDGLIEYFEVAWHTYCEIWSSANDTPPDDLALRFYRLRPVIETGWEMPVLIKALVNGIPDENILHEWATIAPQLLLDDKLQAREIAAKLDQQRDEWITKDLGGWLSLHRFYPGVVEKIKLTLDSGVKLYIVTTKEGRFVQQLLQQEGVNLPPEAIFGKEVKRPKYEILRQLIQSAGDKAVSLWFVEDRLKALQLVQQQADLEDVKLFLADWGYNTQAEREVAQNDPRIQLLSLSQFAKDFSAWF
- a CDS encoding pepsin/retropepsin-like aspartic protease family protein, with translation MIIGSVNADYEPIILLRISGADAKVHEQTAIVDTGFNGWLSLPPDFIATLKLP
- a CDS encoding Rieske 2Fe-2S domain-containing protein, producing the protein MCNFHESQYDSPGRVVHAPAKRCLPLITVVVKQN
- a CDS encoding GTP-binding protein, yielding MRNLQETHLNRARASLRQALSWYGYLRKSGQLSSNPELVGLVKPELEALNATLNKLDSNVIRIAAFGLVSRGKSAVLNALLGDKILQTGPLNGVTQWPRSVRWQPGGKVLVELIDTPGLDEIEGELRADMAREVVHQADLILFVVSGDITRTEYQALLELRRSQKPLILVFNKIDLYPDTDQGVIYQNLQQLGAGHPDAKPLLPDEIVMVAAEPAAMEVRVEWPDGRVSYEWETPPPQVDELKETILNILNREGRSLLALNALIQARDAEAAIAQKTIDLREQEAEDIIWQFTKYKALAVMLNPIAFLDILGGTVADLALIRALARLYGLPMTSYEAGKILKTILFSSGGLLLGELGSSFLLGLGKTTAAITSGDNPSNITAFAGTAIAQAGIAGYGAYSVGKAAQVYLEKGCTWGQLGASSVIQEILSQVDQNTILYRLRQELGIKY
- a CDS encoding DUF29 family protein, translating into MEELLTLKDLLVKGDVQGALIVVEELTEMSRNDIIKTIRSYAVILLLHLIKQQAENRTTRSWEVSIRNSVREIQRENKRRKAGGYYFTPEELLEILAEAYLNAIDEASLEVEEGRYEVQELEKLVNQEEIINRALVLILPGESN